In Mycobacterium sp. JS623, one genomic interval encodes:
- a CDS encoding HdeD family acid-resistance protein, with product MSTDTRQVPSRPLGPFHEAVDEFVSTTKHWWLLLVTGVAWVVVAVLILRFDYTTVAAIAVLFGVFCFAAATNEVMVSAVTPSRGWRILHWLLAVLFIVVGVVAFFRPSDTFVGLAAVMSFYFVFRGTFDIATSFAASRVPGWWVLLLVGIAEIAIGFWAAGSWNASVVVLVSWVAAGALIHGVGQIASAFLVRKVGHGAAALDGQHSAAAQA from the coding sequence ATGAGTACCGACACTCGTCAGGTCCCGTCGAGGCCACTGGGCCCATTCCACGAAGCGGTCGACGAATTCGTTTCGACGACAAAGCATTGGTGGCTGCTACTGGTTACAGGAGTCGCTTGGGTGGTCGTCGCGGTACTGATCCTCCGATTCGACTACACGACCGTCGCCGCGATCGCCGTGCTCTTCGGTGTCTTTTGTTTCGCCGCTGCGACCAACGAAGTGATGGTGAGTGCGGTGACGCCATCGCGTGGTTGGCGGATATTGCACTGGTTGCTCGCGGTGCTTTTCATCGTCGTCGGCGTCGTCGCATTCTTCCGACCCTCAGACACGTTCGTCGGCTTGGCGGCGGTGATGAGCTTTTACTTCGTCTTCCGCGGCACATTCGACATCGCAACGTCGTTCGCGGCGAGCAGGGTTCCCGGCTGGTGGGTGCTGCTGCTTGTCGGCATCGCCGAAATCGCGATCGGCTTCTGGGCCGCTGGTTCCTGGAACGCGTCGGTCGTGGTGCTGGTCTCGTGGGTGGCCGCGGGGGCGCTCATTCATGGCGTCGGCCAGATCGCGTCCGCGTTCCTCGTCCGGAAGGTGGGCCACGGTGCGGCCGCACTCGACGGGCAGCACTCGGCCGCGGCACAAGCCTGA